In the Podospora pseudocomata strain CBS 415.72m chromosome 5, whole genome shotgun sequence genome, one interval contains:
- a CDS encoding hypothetical protein (EggNog:ENOG503PSM0) gives MRFEVQSGNSKIKKSGGVRIIGGADGIKMIPFVNIEHVIILPEPKAKRQKNHRVLIVPNAATGLSPIKRKYLKIISFSLPNKNADKDLIGTIGEAVDASKDTYLSVFRKVFRKVFNQKLKPFGKSVIDATDFQKAGIWEGKTTVRFRLNYQPHQRTIRGIPTIPTIGRDLSGHIRARSAFSGHSYFLREGLVFLHDSNGRHGVEDLHLFIPFNSLSKSLLLLAYENGEPVGVRYLIEDLSEPYFAATADAKKDEQNSLMIGFDGLPVELLDELKKWSEGSRIKTTRMNLGSLSTTMPETHQHQASRRRV, from the exons ATGCGTTTCGAGGTACAGAGTGGGAActccaagatcaagaagagtGGGGGTGTGCGGATAATCGGCGGAGCAGACGGGATCAAGATGATTCCTTTCGTCAATATCG AAcatgtcatcatcctcccagaGCCCAAAGCCAAGAGACAAAAGAACCACCGCGTGCTTATCGTGCCCAATGCCGCCACTGGCCTCTCCCCCATTAAACGGAAGTACCTCAAGATCATCTCATTCAGCCTGCCGAACAAGAACGCAGACAAGGACCTCATTGGAACAATTGGTGAGGCAGTTGATGCCAGCAAAGACACATATCTCTCGGTCTTCAGGAAGGTCTTCAGGAAGGTCTTCAACCAGAAACTGAAGCCATTTGGCAAGTCTGTCATTGATGCTACGGACTTCCAAAAAGCTGGGATTTGGGAAGGGAAGACGACAGTAAGGTTCCGGCTCAACTATCAGCCTCACCAAAGGACCATCAGAGGTATACCAACCATTCCCACCATTGGCCGGGACTTATCGGGCCACATCAGAGCTAGGAGCGCGTTTTCAGGCCACAGCTACTTCCTTCGCGAGGGGCTAGTGTTTTTACACGATTCCAATGGGCGGCATGGTGTAGAAGATCTCCATCTGTTTATTCCCTTCAATTCGCTCAGCAAGTCGCTTCTTCTACTTGCCTACGAGAATGGGGAACCCGTTGGTGTTAGGTACCTGATCGAGGATCTTTCTGAACCGTACTTTGCAGCCACCGCCGATGCGAAGAAGGACGAGCAGAATTCTCTGATGATAGGCTTTGACGGGCTGCCTGTGGAGCTGTTGGATGAGTTGAAGAAGTGGTCAGAGGGAAGTAGGAtcaagacgacgaggatgaacCTGGGCAGTCTTTCTACAACTATGCCGGAAACACACCAGCATCAGGCTTCACGCCGCCGGGTATGA